From a single Rhodococcus qingshengii JCM 15477 genomic region:
- a CDS encoding NlpC/P60 family protein, producing the protein MAVGVLAIAVSIGTALGVMSGTLGAPAQVEKNGSSNAAVSLAAWNGPARTQDTPEGIVPSVPSNFPGATLAPVGAVAVFAPWIKKAGALCSEITPAVIASLYSVENGFKYGPDTDISPEGGRGPGRFTTAAWTAYGKDGDGDGKMDILGVADPVMTTGYRLCDLVKQAQSWQKSGEVEGDTVDLALAAYDVGPDAVREAGGVPADKSGEVPAEQAVAAPFVAQIKSLQDSFALMLAPFDYNNLAAAVGGVVEAGLKFLGLPYVWGGGNINGPSMGGFDCSGLTSYAIHAATGVTLPRTSETQWGVGVEIPLDQAQPGDLLFGNWQAGGPGHVAIYVGNGQMLHAPTFGDVVKVGPIFAGMKARRVV; encoded by the coding sequence ATGGCAGTCGGTGTCCTGGCGATCGCTGTGTCGATCGGCACCGCACTGGGCGTGATGAGTGGAACTCTCGGAGCGCCCGCACAAGTCGAGAAGAACGGGTCTTCGAATGCTGCAGTCTCACTTGCAGCCTGGAACGGACCGGCACGAACTCAGGACACACCTGAGGGAATCGTGCCTTCCGTACCCTCCAACTTTCCGGGAGCGACATTGGCGCCCGTGGGAGCGGTGGCAGTGTTCGCGCCGTGGATCAAAAAGGCCGGTGCTCTGTGCTCGGAGATCACGCCCGCGGTGATCGCCTCGCTGTACTCGGTCGAGAACGGATTCAAGTACGGACCCGATACCGACATCTCACCGGAAGGTGGGCGCGGGCCTGGCCGCTTCACCACCGCAGCGTGGACGGCATACGGCAAGGACGGTGACGGCGACGGAAAGATGGACATCCTGGGCGTTGCCGATCCGGTGATGACAACCGGATACCGGTTGTGCGATCTCGTGAAGCAAGCGCAGTCCTGGCAGAAGTCCGGTGAGGTCGAGGGCGATACCGTCGACCTCGCGCTCGCTGCCTACGACGTCGGGCCGGACGCAGTTCGCGAAGCGGGCGGCGTTCCGGCAGACAAGTCGGGCGAGGTTCCTGCGGAGCAGGCGGTCGCCGCTCCGTTCGTCGCCCAGATCAAATCGTTGCAGGACTCGTTCGCCCTGATGCTTGCGCCCTTCGACTACAACAACCTCGCCGCAGCGGTGGGCGGCGTCGTCGAGGCCGGTCTGAAGTTTCTCGGATTGCCGTACGTGTGGGGTGGCGGAAACATCAACGGGCCGTCGATGGGCGGGTTCGACTGCTCGGGGCTGACGTCGTACGCGATTCACGCGGCCACCGGGGTGACTCTGCCCCGGACCTCGGAGACGCAGTGGGGTGTCGGCGTCGAGATCCCGCTGGATCAGGCGCAGCCCGGTGACCTGTTGTTCGGCAACTGGCAGGCAGGCGGCCCCGGCCACGTGGCGATCTACGTCGGCAACGGTCAGATGCTTCACGCACCCACGTTCGGCGACGTGGTGAAGGTCGGCCCGATCTTCGCCGGCATGAAGGCTCGCCGCGTGGTGTGA
- a CDS encoding DUF4307 domain-containing protein — protein MSKPLPQDRYPSTTRTGSPRKWMVWALTALVIVVGGGIAYYAYGKFAVKEIETETISFDIANDSTVKIRFTVTRDDSSREAMCIVRARSKDGSETGRREVYVPSSEHQTLEFNTEVKTSQPPGMADVYGCSFDVPEYLTKS, from the coding sequence ATGAGCAAACCGCTTCCCCAAGATCGGTACCCGAGCACAACTCGCACGGGCAGTCCCCGCAAGTGGATGGTGTGGGCTCTGACCGCTCTCGTCATCGTCGTAGGCGGCGGAATCGCGTACTACGCGTACGGAAAATTTGCGGTCAAGGAAATCGAGACCGAGACCATCTCGTTCGACATCGCCAACGACTCCACGGTGAAGATCCGTTTCACCGTCACACGCGACGACTCGTCGCGTGAAGCGATGTGCATCGTGCGCGCACGCTCGAAGGACGGCTCCGAAACCGGTCGACGTGAGGTCTACGTCCCGTCGTCGGAACATCAGACCCTCGAGTTCAACACCGAGGTCAAGACGTCCCAGCCGCCAGGCATGGCCGACGTCTACGGCTGCAGCTTCGACGTTCCGGAGTACCTGACCAAGAGCTGA
- the greA gene encoding transcription elongation factor GreA: protein MTETQVTWLTQESHDRLKNELDQLIANRPVIAAEINERREEGDLKENGGYHAAREEQGQQEARIRQLQELLNSAKVGEAPTQSGVALPGSVVKVYYDGDESDTETFLIATREEGARDAKLEVYSPNSPLGGALLEAKVGDTREYNLPNGSTMKVTLLSAEPYHS, encoded by the coding sequence ATGACCGAGACCCAGGTGACCTGGCTTACCCAGGAATCACATGACAGGCTCAAGAACGAACTCGACCAGCTCATCGCCAATCGCCCGGTCATCGCCGCCGAGATCAACGAGCGCCGCGAAGAGGGCGACCTGAAGGAGAATGGCGGCTACCACGCTGCCCGCGAAGAGCAGGGTCAGCAGGAAGCCCGCATTCGCCAGCTCCAGGAGCTGCTGAACAGCGCAAAGGTCGGCGAGGCCCCCACTCAGTCCGGTGTCGCACTGCCCGGATCCGTAGTCAAGGTCTACTACGACGGCGACGAGAGTGACACCGAGACGTTCCTGATCGCTACCCGCGAAGAAGGCGCACGTGACGCCAAGCTCGAGGTCTACTCGCCGAACTCACCGCTGGGCGGCGCGCTGCTCGAAGCCAAGGTCGGCGACACGCGTGAGTACAACCTGCCCAACGGCAGCACCATGAAGGTCACGCTGCTGAGCGCGGAGCCTTACCACAGCTGA
- the mca gene encoding mycothiol conjugate amidase Mca, with amino-acid sequence MSGFRLMAVHAHPDDESSKGAATTARYAAEGHEVMVLTLTGGERGDILNPAMDVPGVRDRISEVRQEEMAEAARILGVKQRWLGFVDSGLPEGDPLPPLPEGCFALVPLEESTRALVKVIREFRPHVVTTYDENGGYPHPDHIRCHEVTMAAYEAAADPEYFPEDGQPWEIKKVYYSHGFIRKRLELFQEEYERRGEPFPMADWLKKWKTERGDMMVRVTTQVTCGDYFPQRDDALRAHATQIDPNGSFFAVPLDIQQKIWPTEEFELAKTRVTTSIPETDLFAGLEEDAQK; translated from the coding sequence GTGAGCGGATTCCGGCTCATGGCCGTCCATGCCCATCCCGACGACGAGTCGAGCAAGGGTGCGGCCACCACCGCCCGTTATGCAGCCGAAGGCCACGAAGTGATGGTCCTGACGCTCACCGGGGGTGAGCGTGGCGACATTCTCAACCCGGCCATGGACGTTCCCGGTGTCCGCGATCGAATCAGCGAAGTTCGCCAGGAGGAGATGGCCGAGGCCGCTCGCATCCTGGGCGTGAAGCAGCGCTGGCTCGGTTTCGTCGATTCCGGGCTTCCCGAGGGCGACCCTCTTCCGCCGCTGCCCGAAGGGTGCTTCGCCCTCGTTCCGCTCGAAGAGTCGACGCGCGCTCTGGTCAAGGTGATTCGCGAGTTCCGTCCCCACGTCGTCACGACGTACGACGAGAACGGCGGATACCCGCACCCGGATCACATCCGGTGCCACGAGGTGACGATGGCAGCCTACGAAGCCGCCGCCGATCCCGAGTACTTCCCCGAGGACGGTCAGCCGTGGGAAATCAAGAAGGTCTACTACTCGCACGGATTCATCCGTAAGCGCCTCGAACTCTTCCAGGAGGAGTACGAGCGTCGCGGAGAGCCGTTCCCGATGGCGGACTGGCTCAAGAAGTGGAAGACCGAACGCGGCGACATGATGGTCCGGGTGACCACTCAGGTCACGTGCGGCGACTACTTTCCCCAGCGTGACGATGCTCTGCGCGCACACGCGACGCAGATCGATCCCAACGGTTCGTTCTTCGCTGTGCCGCTCGACATTCAGCAGAAGATCTGGCCCACCGAGGAATTCGAGCTCGCCAAGACGCGGGTCACCACGTCCATTCCGGAAACCGACCTGTTCGCAGGTCTCGAAGAGGACGCTCAGAAGTGA
- a CDS encoding FAD:protein FMN transferase: MSTPRSASEWLTWGVQARVVVTDPEVLPSAASLVRGYLTAADAATNRDRADSEIRTYVSAASNVDGVAVTPMFAHFLEDALAVARLTDGKLTPTAGSADPHSWWKIRVENNRVYSPDDVVLDLSATARASSADHCAASTATLLGCGVLVGLGGDIAVAGPAPEDGWQIQVQDLPGDPTCQVALPSDCGIATASTVKPLHRESTATPMWRTVSVIASSCAQAAAFSRVAVGMGGSAIDWLHQLDVPARLVDQEYRVTVLGGWPDE; encoded by the coding sequence GTGAGTACTCCGCGCTCGGCCTCCGAGTGGCTCACGTGGGGGGTTCAGGCCCGGGTCGTCGTCACCGACCCTGAAGTCCTTCCCTCCGCGGCCAGCCTGGTTCGCGGGTACCTCACCGCTGCCGACGCCGCCACCAATCGAGATCGTGCCGACTCCGAGATTCGTACCTATGTCAGCGCCGCGAGCAACGTCGACGGCGTCGCCGTGACCCCGATGTTCGCGCACTTCCTCGAAGACGCGTTGGCTGTCGCACGACTGACCGACGGCAAACTCACGCCGACGGCCGGGTCGGCAGACCCTCACTCCTGGTGGAAGATTCGCGTCGAGAACAACCGCGTGTACAGCCCGGACGACGTCGTTCTCGATCTGTCCGCGACGGCCCGCGCCAGTTCAGCGGACCACTGTGCCGCGTCCACTGCGACTCTTCTCGGGTGTGGCGTGCTGGTCGGCCTCGGCGGGGACATCGCGGTTGCCGGCCCGGCGCCGGAAGACGGCTGGCAGATTCAGGTGCAAGACCTGCCCGGCGACCCGACCTGCCAGGTAGCACTTCCGTCCGACTGCGGGATCGCCACGGCCAGCACCGTCAAGCCACTGCACCGCGAATCGACGGCGACGCCGATGTGGCGCACGGTGTCGGTGATTGCATCCTCCTGCGCCCAGGCCGCCGCATTCAGTCGGGTTGCGGTCGGCATGGGCGGTTCGGCCATCGACTGGCTACATCAACTCGACGTACCCGCCAGGCTGGTCGACCAGGAGTACCGCGTGACGGTTCTGGGCGGCTGGCCTGACGAGTAA